From Chionomys nivalis chromosome 21, mChiNiv1.1, whole genome shotgun sequence, a single genomic window includes:
- the Osgin1 gene encoding oxidative stress-induced growth inhibitor 1, whose product MSSWRRDSLRASSSEPLPVVIIGNGPSGICLSYLLSGHIPYVKPGAIHPNPLLQRKLTEAPGVSILDQDLDYLSEGLEGRSQSPVALLFDALLRPDTDIGGSMDSVLSWKQQKERAIPHLVLGRNLPGGAWHSIEGSMVTLSQGQWMSLPDLQVKDWMRKKCRGLRNSRATAGDIAHYYTDYVTKKGLSHNFVSGAVVTAVEQAKSDHSSPEAQTPSPLFQVKGYVTAKDHSRQSFSLWARNVVLATGTFDSPAWLGIPGETLPFVHHELSALEAALRAGTVNPNSDPVLIVGAGLSAADAVLFARHYNIQVIHAFRRSVHDPGLVFNQLPKMLYPEYHKVHQMMRDRSILSPSPYQGYRSLPEHRPLLFKEDHQAVFQDPQGGQQLFGVSMVLVLIGSHPNLSYLPRAGADLAIDPDQPLSPKRNPIDVDPFTYESANQEGLYALGPLAGDNFVRFVQGGALAAASSLLRKETRKPP is encoded by the exons ATGAGCTCCTGGAGGCGTGACTCCCTCAGGGCCAGCAGCTCGGAGCCCCTGCCAGTGGTCATCATTG GCAATGGTCCCTCGGGTATCTGCCTGTCCTACCTGCTCTCTGGCCACATCCCCTACGTGAAGCCAGGTGCCATCCACCCGAATCCCCTGCTGCAGAGAAAGCTGACTGAGGCTCCAGGGGTCTCCATCCTGGACCAG GATCTGGATTACCTTTCTGAAGGCCTTGAAGGCCGAAGCCAGAGCCCTGTGGCCCTGCTCTTTGATGCTCTCCTGCGCCCCGACACAGACATTGGAGGCAGCATGGACTCTGTGCTCTCCTGGAAGCAGCAAAAGGAACGTGCAATTCCCCACCTCGTCCTGGGGCGGAACCTCCCTGGGGGCGCCTGGCAT TCCAttgaaggttccatggtgacgTTGAGCCAGGGCCAGTGGATGAGTCTTCCAGACCTACAGGTCAAGGACTGGATGCGGAAGAAATGCAG GGGTCTCCGCAACAGCAGAGCCACAGCCGGCGACATCGCCCATTACTACACGGACTATGTGACCAAGAAGGGTCTAAGTCACAACTTTGTGTCTGGTGCCGTAGTCACGGCTGTGGAGCAAGCAAAGTCTGACCATAGCAGCCCCGAGGCCCAAACACCCAGCCCCCTCTTCCAAGTGAAAGGTTACGTGACTGCCAAGGACCACAGCCGCCAGTCCTTTTCACTGTGGGCCCGTAACGTGGTCCTGGCCACGGGCACCTTTGACAGCCCAGCCTGGCTAGGCATCCCAGGAGAGACCCTGCCCTTCGTCCACCATGAGCTGTCAGCCCTGGAGGCAGCCCTGCGGGCAGGCACTGTGAACCCAAACTCAGACCCAGTGCTGATCGTGGGCGCTGGGCTGTCTGCAGCCGACGCTGTCCTCTTCGCTCGCCACTACAACATCCAGGTGATCCATGCCTTCCGCCGGTCTGTCCATGACCCTGGCCTGGTCTTCAACCAGCTGCCCAAGATGCTGTACCCTGAGTACCACAAGGTACACCAGATGATGCGTGATCGATCCATCTTGTCACCCAGCCCCTACCAGGGCTACCGCAGCCTCCCTGAGCACCGACCGCTGCTCTTCAAGGAGGACCACCAGGCAGTGTTCCAGGACCCACAAGGGGGCCAGCAGCTCTTCGGAGTCTCCATGGTGCTGGTCCTCATTGGCTCCCACCCCAACCTCTCCTACCTCCCCAGGGCAGGTGCTGACTTGGCCATAGACCCAGATCAGCCACTGAGCCCCAAGAGGAACCCCATTGACGTGGATCCCTTCACCTATGAGAGCGCTAACCAAGAGGGCCTGTATGCCCTGGGGCCACTGGCTGGAGACAACTTCGTGAGGTTCGTCCAGGGTGGGGCCTTGGCTGCTGCCAGCTCgctgctgaggaaggagaccAGGAAACCACCTTAA